Proteins encoded within one genomic window of Glycine soja cultivar W05 chromosome 1, ASM419377v2, whole genome shotgun sequence:
- the LOC114423709 gene encoding metalloendoproteinase 4-MMP-like, which yields MFPFFSYFNLFFFCMTLFLCRPCFPARIVPESVTVVTTETEKTVTHNAMWHDFSKFLHAGRGSHVSGMSELKKYFHRFGYLSLPETTPNFTDTFDSQFESALVRYQKRLGLPVTGKLDSGTISAIVAPRCGVSDAAPHGFRATRRYAYFNGKPRWTRGTPMTLTYAFSPYNMIDRVSVPEIRAVFERAFARWASVIPVSFQETPEYDRADITIGFYLGDHGDGEPFDGVLGVLGHAFSPQNGRFHLDAAETWSVDFEREASRVAVDLESVATHEIGHVLGLGHSSVKEAVMYPSLSPRRKKVDLKIDDVAGVQALYGSNPNFTFSSLLQSQNSLNAAVGLETGFYKWTLSLPLLALFALFLSA from the coding sequence ATGTTTCCGTTTTTCAGTTACTTTAACTTGTTCTTCTTCTGCATGACCCTCTTCCTTTGCCGCCCTTGCTTTCCCGCCAGGATCGTACCCGAGTCCGTAACCGTGGTAACCACCGAAACCGAAAAAACCGTAACGCATAACGCCATGTGGCACGACTTCTCCAAGTTCCTACACGCCGGGCGAGGCAGCCACGTCAGCGGCATGTCGGAACTGAAAAAGTACTTCCACCGCTTCGGCTACCTCTCCCTCCCCGAAACGACGCCGAATTTCACAGACACCTTCGATTCTCAATTCGAGTCCGCGCTCGTCCGTTaccagaagcgcctcggcttgccGGTCACCGGAAAACTCGACTCCGGCACGATTTCCGCGATCGTGGCGCCGAGGTGCGGCGTCTCCGACGCCGCACCTCACGGATTTCGCGCCACGCGTCGCTACGCTTACTTCAACGGGAAGCCGCGATGGACGCGCGGAACTCCGATGACTCTCACGTATGCTTTTTCTCCGTACAACATGATCGACCGCGTGAGCGTGCCGGAAATCCGAGCGGTGTTCGAGCGTGCGTTCGCGCGGTGGGCGTCGGTGATTCCGGTGAGTTTCCAGGAGACGCCGGAGTACGATAGGGCTGACATCACGATCGGGTTTTACCTCGGGGATCACGGCGACGGAGAGCCGTTCGATGGAGTTTTAGGCGTTTTGGGGCACGCGTTCTCCCCTCAGAACGGGAGATTCCATTTGGATGCGGCGGAAACGTGGTCCGTTGATTTCGAGCGCGAAGCGTCGAGGGTGGCCGTTGATTTGGAATCGGTTGCCACGCACGAGATAGGTCACGTGCTTGGGTTGGGTCACTCTTCGGTGAAGGAAGCGGTCATGTACCCGAGCCTCAGCCCCAGGAGAAAGAAGGTTGACTTGAAGATTGATGACGTGGCAGGAGTCCAAGCTCTTTATGGCTCCAACCCAAACTTTACTTTTAGTTCTTTGTTGCAGTCTCAGAATTCATTAAACGCTGCTGTTGGGTTGGAAACCGGTTTCTATAAATGGACCCTCTCTTTGCCTCTTCTTGCCTTGTTCGCATTATTTTTATctgcttga
- the LOC114405844 gene encoding WAT1-related protein At5g47470-like, with translation MGTAMPNIAPGLIFIIAWISGLEKVNLSNKYSQVKILGTLLCVLGALTMSIMQSISAPATVKNDTVELTPPPSAFTFDIQKIIGCLYLVVAVFILSSNVVLQAFALGDFPAPMSLGAITSLIGAFMTAIFQFLEDHEVKTSWLLVRSGDLIGFFILAGAVSGICLSFNGWALKKKGPVFVSMFSPIGTVCSVIFSVVTLEDTINIGSLEGMFLMFTGLYLVLWAKGKEGHPDGDGLEKS, from the exons ATGGGAACTGCCATGCCAAACATTGCCCCAGGTCTTATCTTCATCATCGCATGGATTTCCGg GTTAGAGAAAGTCAACTTAAGCAATAAATATAGTCAAGTAAAAATCTTGGGAACATTGCTTTGTGTGTTGGGAGCTCTCACAATGAGCATAATGCAAAGCATTTCTGCTCCTGCAACAGTGAAAAATGACACAGTCGAATTAACACCGCCACCATCTGCTTTTACCTTTGACATACAGAAGATAATCGGTTGCCTCTATCTCGTGGTTGCAGTCTTCATTTTGTCAAGCAACGTTGTCCTGCAG GCTTTTGCTCTAGGAGATTTTCCTGCACCCATGTCCTTGGGTGCAATAACGTCCTTGATTGGGGCGTTCATGACTGCAATTTTTCAGTTTCTTGAAGACCACGAAGTGAAAACCAGTTGGCTGCTTGTGAGGTCTGGAGACTTAATTGGCTTTTTTATTCTG GCAGGAGCTGTGAGTGGAATATGCCTGAGCTTCAATGGGTGGGCACTGAAGAAGAAAGGGCCAGTGTTTGTCTCCATGTTTAGCCCAATTGGTACAGTTTGCTCTGTTATTTTCTCGGTAGTTACCCTAGAAGACACTATTAATATTGGAAG TCTTGAAGGCATGTTTCTCATGTTCACTGGGCTCTACTTAGTTCTTTGGGCCAAAGGGAAAGAAGGACACCCAGATGGAGATGGCTTAGAGA aATCTTGA